The segment TTCCCTACCTTTTTCCTCTGCCTGCTGCTTATTAAATGGTTTGCCGTCGATCTGCACTGGCTTCCGGTGGGTGGCATGACGAATACCGGCAGCGACGCGACCGGCTGGGCGTGGGTCATGCAGGTGGCTGCACACCTGGCGCTGCCGGTTGTGGCGCTGGTGATGCTTCAGGCGGGCAGCCTGACGCGCTATTTTCGCGCCAGCATGCTGGACGTGGTGAAGATGGATTTTATCCGCACCGCACGCGCCAAAGGACTGCGCGAACGCACGGTGATCTTCCGTCACGCGCTGCGCAATGCGCTACTGCCGGTGATTACCCTGCTCGGGTTTGAACTGCCCGGACTCTTCTCCGGCGCCATTATTACGGAAAAGGTCTTTAACTGGCCCGGTGCCGGGCATATCCATATCGACTCGCTGGCCGCCCGGGATTACCCGGTGCTGATGGGCTTCACCCTGTTTCTGGCGGTATTAACCATTCTCGGCAACCTGATTGCCGACGTGCTTTACGCGTGGGCTGACCCGCGCATTCGTGTGAGGTCGTGATGCTCAGTTCGTTATTTTCAACCGGTCGCCGCCTGCGTAAAGCGGAATTACCGATGCTGGCACAGGTGACGCCCTCCCCATGGCATCAGGCCTGGCACGCGCTGCGCCGGAACCCGCTGGCGATGCTGTGCCTGTTATTACTGACTGTGATGGCCGTCTGGTGCGTACTCGGCCCGCTCTGGTCACCGTGGCAGGATGATGCCACCGATGCGC is part of the Erwinia sp. HDF1-3R genome and harbors:
- a CDS encoding ABC transporter permease, with the protein product MRNFILRRLLQTLPMLLLASFIIFMLFAKTPGDFIDGNITLTAARAAELKAIYGLDQPLFSRYLHWLAQLVRGDLGFSLQYQIPVSQLLDQYIWNSFLLAIVALVLYWGIGLTVGVASAMKPNSLFDHLVSILVFAAMSFPTFFLCLLLIKWFAVDLHWLPVGGMTNTGSDATGWAWVMQVAAHLALPVVALVMLQAGSLTRYFRASMLDVVKMDFIRTARAKGLRERTVIFRHALRNALLPVITLLGFELPGLFSGAIITEKVFNWPGAGHIHIDSLAARDYPVLMGFTLFLAVLTILGNLIADVLYAWADPRIRVRS